In the genome of bacterium, the window CCTACGGGTTTCAAGTAGGTGGAATGACTCCTCCTATGTTACCCACTGGCTACACAGGTAATAACTTTTATGGAGCAAGTGCAGGGCTTACTAATTATAACAGGAGCCAAACAGGTGTCAGCTTGGCTATTGTGAGTAATGAAACTGTTGAGGATATGAGAGGCGCTTCATTGACACTTGGTGCGAACATATCGGAACAGGGTAATATAGGAGGGTTTGCGGTGGGCGTGATTTTTGGTAATTATACTCGAGATGGAGCGATTAATGCGCTGGCTATTGGTGCAGCAGGAAGTGTGGTTAATGATTCTGATGAGGAAACAACTTGCAGTGTAAGATTGGGAATACTTCATGAGAATGTAGGAGAAGATTCTTCTGTGCTATTTGATGTTTCCTGTCCTATGGTAACCGATCCTCTGGTATCTTACTTTCAAAGTTGGAGTGAGAATGACGGAGCATTAGAGGCTGAATAGATAAACTATTTTTCTCATTGCATCCCCCATCCATAATCATTATCTATCCAGGTAATGCTTCTCCCATTTTTCTACAGCCTCCGTGCGCTTAAAATTCCCGTTGGGCCTAATGAGTGGATGGCACTCATGGACGCTCTTACTAAAGATATCCACGATTCGTCCCTTGAGCGTTTCTATTACTTAGCGCGCGCTATTCTTGTTAAATCCGAAGATCTCTACGATAGTTACGATCAAGCTTTTCTTGCCTGTTTTAAAGGGCGGGAAGGGGAAATAGATATTAAGAAAGAGCTGATGGATTGGCTTAATAAAGTTGTGGAAGGCGAACGCCCTGCCATGCCCGATGTGCCCAAGCTGGAGCTCGACGAACTCATGAAAAAATTTATGGAGCGTCTTAAAGAACAGATGGAAGAGCATCATGGAGGTAATCATTGGATTGGTACCGGGGGTACATCGCCCTTTGGTCATTCCGGTTCTCACCCTAGCGGTATCCGCATTGGCGGGCCGGGAGGAGGGCGCAGTGCCGTCAAAGTGGCCGAAGAACGCCGATTTGCCAATTACCGCAGCGATCGCATCATTGATACGCGCGATTTTAAAGTGGCGCTTAAACGCCTCCGAAAATTAGATCGCACCGGACATAATCTTGAACTCGTCATGGACAAGACGATTGATAAAACCTGCAAGAATGCGGGCGATATCGAACTGGTGTTTGAACCTGAAAAGAAAAACCAAACTGAACTCCTCCTGCTCATGGATGTGGGGGGGAGTATGGATCCTTATATCGAACTTATGGAGTCGCTTTTTTCTGCGGCTCACGCATCCACGCATTTTAAAGCTTTCCATCATTATTATTTCCATAACTGCATCTATTCCAAATTATTTACCGATATGAACCGCAACGAATCGGTGCCTATCGACGATGTGTTTAAAAAGTTTCGTAAATCATTCCGTGTGGTCATCGTTGGAGATGCCTGCATGAATCCCTACGAACTCTTTAGCCCCGGCGGAGCCATCGATTATTGGGAGCAAAATCCCACCTCGGGGATGGAATGGTTGAAGCGGATTAAAGACCATTATCCCTCGGCCGTGTGGCTTAACCCCGAGCCCGAAGACTACTGGGGGCATATAACCATTAAAGCTATCAAGAATATTTTTAAAATGTATCCTTTAACCCTGAAGGGCCTTACCGATGCGGTGGACGATTTACGAGGGGATCAGATACGGCCGGAGGCTGTGGCGGGTTAACTGTAAGAGTAACCCACCCCTTTCCCCTCCCTTAATCTAAGGGAGGGAGATTTTCTACGCCCCTCCACCTTAGGTTAAGGGGGAGGACGGGAGGGGGTTACTCTTCACTTGACTAATCGTGTCATTCTCGTTACTTAACAACCCTTTAAACCCCTTACAGAGAGTACCAAAGTGAAAGATAAATTAGCGCTTTTAAAAGAAAAAGAAGAACAGGCCCTCCTTGGCGGAGGACTTGATCGTATTGAAAAACAGCATGCGGGCGGACGCAAAACCGCGCGCGAACGCATTGAGCTTTTACTCGACCCCGGCACTTTTGTGGAAATGGATCGTTTTGTTACCCACCGCTGTGCCGATTTTGGGATGGAGAAAAACAAAATTTTGGGCGATGGCGTTGTTACCGGATATGGCAAAATTGATGGCCGCCAAACTTTTGTGTTTGCTCAAGACTTTACCTCTTTTGGTGGATCTCTGGGCGAAGCTTACGCTAAAAAAATCTGCAAAATAATGGATTTGGCTGCTAAGACCGGCGCACCCGTTATTGGTCTTAATGATTCCGGCGGCGCTCGTATCCAGGAAGGTGTGATCAGCCTTGCCGGTTATGCTGATATCTTTTTACGCAATGTGATGAGCAGTGGTGTTGTTCCTCAAATTTCACTCATCATGGGCCCTTGTGCGGGTGGTGCGGTTTACTCACCGGCGATGACCGACTTTATTCTCATGGTTAAAAACACCGGTCACATGTTTATCACTGGTCCGGACGTCATCAAAACCGTGACTCACGAAGAAGTTACTAAAGAAGAACTGGGTGGGGCTCTCTCGCACGCTTCTAAAAGTGGTGTGGCGCATTATGCCGCCGAATCTGAAGAAGATTGCATCCAATTTGCCCGCGAAATTTTGTCCTTCATGCCGTCTAACAACCGTGAAGAACCTCCTGTTAAAGCTACCAACGATCCCAGCGATCGTCAGTGCGATAAGCTTGATAGTTTTATTCCTGATAATGCCAACAAACCTTATGACATGAAAGTGCTCATTAAGGATGTGGTGGACGAAGGGCATTTTGTTGAAATTCACGAAAAATATGCGCGCAACATGGTGATTGGTTTTGCCCGCATGGGTGGTAAACCCGTAGGTATTGTGGCTAATCAGCCTGCGCATTTGGCCGGTTGTTTGGATATTGAAGCGTCTATTAAAGGTGCCCGTTTTGTGCGCTTTTGTGATGCATTTAATATTCCTATCGTCACTTTTGTAGACGTGCCCGGATTTTTGCCCGGTACCGATCAGGAATTCCGCGGTATTATTTTACACGGTGCTAAACTTTTGTATGCTTTTGCCGAAGCCACTGTTCCTAAAATTACCGTGATTACCCGCAAAGCCTATGGTGGTGCGTACGACGTGATGAGCTCCAAGCACATCCGTGGTGATATCAACCTGGCTTATCCCACAGCCGAAATTGCGGTGATGGGCCCGGATGGCGCGGTTAATATTATTTT includes:
- a CDS encoding VWA domain-containing protein, yielding MLLPFFYSLRALKIPVGPNEWMALMDALTKDIHDSSLERFYYLARAILVKSEDLYDSYDQAFLACFKGREGEIDIKKELMDWLNKVVEGERPAMPDVPKLELDELMKKFMERLKEQMEEHHGGNHWIGTGGTSPFGHSGSHPSGIRIGGPGGGRSAVKVAEERRFANYRSDRIIDTRDFKVALKRLRKLDRTGHNLELVMDKTIDKTCKNAGDIELVFEPEKKNQTELLLLMDVGGSMDPYIELMESLFSAAHASTHFKAFHHYYFHNCIYSKLFTDMNRNESVPIDDVFKKFRKSFRVVIVGDACMNPYELFSPGGAIDYWEQNPTSGMEWLKRIKDHYPSAVWLNPEPEDYWGHITIKAIKNIFKMYPLTLKGLTDAVDDLRGDQIRPEAVAG
- a CDS encoding acyl-CoA carboxylase subunit beta, whose amino-acid sequence is MKDKLALLKEKEEQALLGGGLDRIEKQHAGGRKTARERIELLLDPGTFVEMDRFVTHRCADFGMEKNKILGDGVVTGYGKIDGRQTFVFAQDFTSFGGSLGEAYAKKICKIMDLAAKTGAPVIGLNDSGGARIQEGVISLAGYADIFLRNVMSSGVVPQISLIMGPCAGGAVYSPAMTDFILMVKNTGHMFITGPDVIKTVTHEEVTKEELGGALSHASKSGVAHYAAESEEDCIQFAREILSFMPSNNREEPPVKATNDPSDRQCDKLDSFIPDNANKPYDMKVLIKDVVDEGHFVEIHEKYARNMVIGFARMGGKPVGIVANQPAHLAGCLDIEASIKGARFVRFCDAFNIPIVTFVDVPGFLPGTDQEFRGIILHGAKLLYAFAEATVPKITVITRKAYGGAYDVMSSKHIRGDINLAYPTAEIAVMGPDGAVNIIFRKEIDKATDVVAEKAALVADYREKFASPYKAAELGYIDEVIHPSDTRKKIIESLEMLKNKVDTNPRKKHGNIPL